A stretch of Caenorhabditis elegans chromosome IV DNA encodes these proteins:
- the Y57G11A.5 gene encoding RRM domain-containing protein (Partially confirmed by transcript evidence), producing the protein MSVIPQNRKRKRNVENRQVYVGNMPFDATEKEIEAVFSVMGPIKSIWMAKRPPGFAFVTFKRTVHAFDAVKYLNGKKICDLEAKVEMCEVDFKEDLRRRMELENLKRQNI; encoded by the exons ATGTCCGTAATTCCACAAaatcgaaaacgaaaaagaaatgttgaaaatcgaCAGGTTTACGTCGGAAATATGCCATTTGATGCTACTGAGAAAGAG attgaagcAGTGTTTTCCGTGATGGGACCGATTAAATCGATTTGGATGGCAAAAAGGCCACCTGGATTCGCATTTGTTACATTTAAGCGGACTGTTCATGCATTTGACGCTGTGAAATATCTTAAtggaaa aaagatctGTGATTTGGAAGCAAAAGTCGAGATGTGTGAGGTAGATTTCAAAGAGGATTTGAGAAGGAGAATGGAGTTGGAGAACTTGAAGAGACAAAATATTTAA
- the Y57G11A.2 gene encoding Vitelline membrane outer layer protein 1 (Confirmed by transcript evidence), whose protein sequence is MLHPSIVWMVFGVWTLGVKSQVIVQSPNISTFGTWQPWARCPEGQYANGMRIKFEEWSEDVEIAGLTAVDLRCAAKGGPHSEESVISGESVSGTWQNVQYCPDDKVIVGFSLKVEELQGNYDDAGALNFAAFCGAQFGARNSKVVLQGDTKSVTRGHWTEDLYCPTGFAVCGIQARVEKNETQAGIDDTGVNNVQVECCPAPYDCDASYEAKEVDKYQNNNDYETSHKVLVKSKYEGPAAADKTEQEFVAKKIMLSLKKKYEQLEFSTAPADFVYTRNKRQDTDPDYVDGGLVLGEDDPEKTSVAPEVESVDSNGEDLAASSNGEISEIPTVDPTTSGENSESDPVFEVVDPSSAPPAVANADENAWSQQVEQGSSEAPVEMTATEDTAEETNNESEVEASTEAPFEVAATEDSNQAPVDPIFTEAPAEGSQEEQTSDGPVFIPEDGSVHSTEAPFEVAATEVSEVTHGSGSGPMPEQTDEVPGPWEPVPSPVPEPEDPVPRPELATTTEGLPVQEPEDPNPIPEDTVPGPEDTTPGPAVTEEIPEVPEPTEEPPTPTDSEIDSPTPAPAPGPEPESPSNYHRLSISMDELEVLVQQAVAGQNMVITLPVPAHKKLIVEQIVVKCDEHVISLPALIVKHR, encoded by the exons ATGCTTCATCCATCAATTGTTTGGATGGTATTTGGCGTGTGGACACTTGGTGTCAAGTCTCAAGTAATTGTGCAATCGCCCAATATTTCGACATTTGGAACATGGCAGCCATGGGCAAGATGTCCTGAAGGGCAATATGCAAATGGAATGAGAATCAAGTTTGAAGAGTGGTCGGAGGATGTCGAAATTGCTGGACTCACTGCGGTGGATCTTCGTTGTGCGGCTAAAG gtgGTCCACACAGTGAGGAATCAGTGATCAGTGGAGAAAGTGTCAGCGGAACTTGGCAAAATGTGCAGTACTGCCCAGATGACAAGGTCATTGTCGGATTCTCTCTGAAGGTGGAAGAGTTGCAAGGGAACTATGACGACGCCGGAGCTCTAAACTTTGCAGCTTTTTGTGGAGCTCAATTTGGAGCAAGGAACAGTAAGGTGGTACTTCAAG GCGACACAAAATCCGTCACAAGAGGACACTGGACTGAGGATCTCTACTGCCCAACTGGCTTTGCAGTCTGCGGAATTCAGGCTCGagttgagaaaaatgagactCAAGCTGGAATTGATGATACTGGTGTGAACAATGTTCAAGTGGAATGCTGCCCGGCACCATATGACTGTGATGCAAGCTATGAGGCTAAGGAAGTGGACAAGTATCAGAATAATAATG atTACGAAACTTCCCACAAAGTGCTCGTCAAGTCAAAGTACGAAGGACCGGCTGCGGCGGACAAAACTGAACAAGAGTTTGTAGCCAAGA aaatcatGCTTTCCCTGAAAAAGAAGTATGAGCAACTCGAGTTCAGCACTGCTCCAGCGGACTTTGTCTACACCCGAAACAAGCGTCAGGACACTGATCCTGATTATGTCGATGGTGGACTGGTTTTGGGAGAAGATGATCCAGAGAAGACCTCAGTTGCCCCAGAAGTTGAGTCCGTGGACTCCAATGGTGAAGATCTAGCTGCTTCCTCAAATggagaaatttctgaaattcccaCAGTTGATCCAACTACCAGCggtgaaaattcagaatctGATCCAGTTTTCGAAGTAGTGGATCCAAGTTCGGCACCTCCGGCGGTGGCTAATGCAGACGAAAACGCATGGTCACAACAGGTCGAGCAAGGGAGCTCAGAGGCTCCAGTTGAGATGACAGCTACTGAGGATACAGCTGAGGAGACTAATAACGAGTCTGAAGTCGAGGCAAGCACGGAAGCTCCATTTGAGGTGGCGGCTACTGAAGATTCAAACCAGGCTCCAGTTGACCCAATCTTTACGGAAGCTCCAGCAGAAGGATCGCAGGAGGAACAAACTTCAGATGGTCCAGTGTTTATTCCTGAAGATGGATCAGTTCATTCCACGGAAGCTCCATTTGAGGTGGCCGCTACTGAAGTTTCGGAAGTTACCCATGGAAGCGGAAGTGGTCCAATGCCAGAACAGACCGATGAAGTTCCAGGACCATGGGAGCCAGTGCCATCTCCAGTTCCAGAACCAGAAGATCCAGTTCCAAGACCAGAGCTTGCTACTACTACTGAGGGACTTCCAGTTCAAGAGCCAGAAGATCCTAATCCAATACCAGAAGATACAGTGCCGGGACCAGAAGACACAACTCCAGGACCAGCTGTAACTGAGGAAATTCCAGAAGTACCAGAACCAACCGAAGAACCTCCGACTCCAACAGATTCGGAAATCGATTCTCCAACTCCAGCTCCAGCACCGGGACCAGAACCAGAATCCCCATCCAACTACCACCGGCTGAGCATTTCAATGGACGAGCTGGAAGTATTGGTTCAACAAGCAGTCGCTGGTCAGAAT atggTCATCACTCTTCCGGTTCCAGCCCACAAGAAGTTGATTGTCGAGCAGATCGTTGTGAAGTGCGATGAACATGTCATCAGCCTGCCAGCACTCATTGTCAAACATCGTTAG
- the T27E7.1 gene encoding uncharacterized protein (Confirmed by transcript evidence), translating to MSWNCLLPIFVGFFVLFYEGQCQPARWTQQPGGQNPQPGASFPPNMNPVTNGPGSWTQKPGGYNNGPGSGSFKSTKPPRGLVYYQPKNYPYKPGKGGKYMHADPILPNANERLSAQSDQYTVSDGITGDWSKIVANSKGFYVLHPVQTKSEEDIFDPYTIGQVIGYLYEVQEFGGKKPPSGKYTIELMGKKIPDHLKKKRSLFGSPDRTRRATLVFKKKEQVKSTL from the exons ATGAGTTGGAATTGCcttttgccgattttcgtCGGATTCTTTGTGCTTTTTTATGAAG GACAGTGCCAACCAGCTAGATGGACTCAACAACCGGGTGGCCAGAACCCCCAGCCAGGTGCAAGTTTCC CACCCAACATGAACCCTGTCACAAACGGACCAGGATCTTGGACACAAAAGCCTGGAGGATACAACAATGGGCCAGGATCCGGAAGTTTCAAATCAACTAAGCCACCACGAGGACTCGTCTACTATCAGCCCAAGAACTATCCATACAAGCCTGGAAAAGGTGGAAAATATATGCAT gcgGACCCTATCCTCCCCAACGCAAATGAACGACTTTCGGCTCAAAGCGACCAGTACACCGTATCCGACGGAATTACGGGAGACTGGAGCAAGATTGTGGCAAACAGTAAAGGATTCTATGTGCTTCATCCGGTGCAGACAAAAAGCGAGGAGGACATTTTCGATCCGTACACTATTGGTCAAGTCATTGGGTACCTTTATGAG GTTCAAGAATTTGGAGGAAAGAAGCCGCCAAGTGGAAAGTACACGATTGAGCTGATGGGCAAAAAGATTCCGGACCATTTGAAGAAGAAGCGCTCACTGTTTGGCTCTCCGGACCGTACTCGTCGTGCTACGTTGGTTTTCAAGAAGAAGGAGCAGGTTAAGAgcactttgtag